From Flavobacterium alkalisoli, the proteins below share one genomic window:
- a CDS encoding DUF493 family protein, which translates to MDKKSEDFYRRLHEELAGSTTWPSEYLFKFIVPSEPEKIKEIEKAFDQMGAVIETTQSKTGKYTSVSINVTMKSAQAVVDKYIEMSTIEGIISL; encoded by the coding sequence ATGGATAAGAAAAGCGAAGATTTTTATAGGAGACTTCATGAAGAATTAGCCGGATCAACCACTTGGCCCTCTGAATATTTATTTAAATTCATTGTGCCTTCAGAACCGGAAAAAATTAAAGAAATAGAAAAAGCCTTTGACCAAATGGGGGCAGTAATTGAAACAACACAATCCAAAACAGGAAAGTATACCAGTGTTTCAATAAATGTAACTATGAAAAGTGCCCAGGCTGTGGTAGATAAATATATTGAAATGTCTACCATAGAAGGTATCATTTCACTTTAA
- a CDS encoding DUF4290 domain-containing protein encodes MKYNPDDAIGYLEYNAERPKLIIPEYGRHLQKLIEQAVELEDREERNKAAKYIISVMGSLNPHLRDVPDFQHKLWDQIFIMSDFKLDVDSPYPIPSKEMLEQKPDTLGYPQNFPKYRFYGNNIKYMIDVANKWEEGDLKTALIMVIANHMKKSYLSWNKDTVKDEVIFEHLLELSGGKINLLKTDEELSASTDLMRVNKKTSNKTQFSNNGKQKGHRNNNTKNQNNKNRKS; translated from the coding sequence ATGAAATACAATCCTGACGATGCCATAGGATATCTGGAATATAATGCCGAAAGGCCTAAACTTATTATTCCGGAATATGGCAGGCATCTGCAAAAACTTATAGAACAGGCTGTAGAACTGGAAGACAGGGAAGAGCGTAACAAAGCTGCAAAATATATCATATCGGTTATGGGAAGCCTTAACCCGCACCTGCGTGACGTGCCCGATTTTCAGCATAAGCTATGGGATCAGATTTTTATAATGTCTGATTTTAAGCTGGATGTTGATTCTCCATATCCTATACCTTCTAAAGAGATGCTGGAGCAAAAACCGGATACGCTTGGTTATCCGCAAAACTTCCCTAAATACCGCTTTTATGGTAACAACATTAAATACATGATTGATGTTGCCAATAAATGGGAAGAAGGTGACCTTAAAACTGCGCTGATTATGGTTATAGCTAACCATATGAAAAAATCATACCTGAGCTGGAATAAGGATACCGTAAAGGATGAGGTTATTTTTGAACACCTACTTGAGCTTTCGGGAGGAAAAATAAACCTTCTTAAAACGGATGAAGAGCTTTCTGCCTCTACCGATTTAATGAGGGTTAATAAGAAAACCAGTAATAAGACCCAGTTTAGCAATAATGGCAAACAGAAAGGTCACAGAAACAACAACACTAAGAACCAAAACAATAAAAACAGAAAATCCTAA
- the murA gene encoding UDP-N-acetylglucosamine 1-carboxyvinyltransferase — MGTFKIEGGVQLKGEITPQGAKNEALQVLCTVLLTPEKVTITNIPDIIDVNKLITLLKNLGVKIEKLGHGAYTFQADEVNLAYLESEAFKEEGKSLRGSIMIVGPLLARFGKGYIPKPGGDKIGRRRLDTHFEGFINLGAKFRYNKEDYFYGVEADRLKGTYMLLDEASVTGTANIIMAAVLAEGKTTIYNAACEPYLQQLCKMLNSMGAKITGVGSNLVEIEGVEKLGGCEHRILPDMIEIGSWIGLAAMTRSEITIKNVSWDNLGIIPSTFRKLGITLERRGDDIYIPAHADGYEIQNYIDGSILTIADAPWPGFTPDLLSIVLVVATQARGSVLIHQKMFESRLFFVDRLIDMGAKIILCDPHRATVIGHDFKSQLKGIMMSSPDIRAGISLVIAALSAKGVSTIQNIDQIDRGYERIDERLRALGAKITRES, encoded by the coding sequence ATGGGAACATTTAAAATTGAAGGAGGAGTACAATTAAAAGGAGAAATAACGCCTCAGGGTGCAAAAAATGAAGCTTTACAAGTGTTATGTACTGTATTGCTTACACCCGAAAAAGTTACGATTACCAATATTCCGGATATTATTGACGTAAATAAGCTTATTACACTTTTAAAGAATTTAGGCGTAAAGATTGAGAAATTAGGACACGGTGCTTATACATTTCAGGCTGATGAGGTAAATCTTGCTTACCTTGAATCGGAAGCTTTTAAAGAAGAAGGCAAGTCACTTAGAGGGTCTATAATGATTGTAGGTCCGCTATTGGCTCGCTTCGGTAAAGGTTATATCCCTAAACCGGGTGGTGATAAAATAGGAAGAAGAAGACTTGATACCCACTTTGAGGGCTTTATTAACCTGGGAGCTAAATTCCGTTACAATAAAGAAGACTATTTTTATGGTGTAGAAGCCGACAGACTTAAGGGTACTTACATGCTTTTAGATGAAGCATCGGTTACCGGTACAGCAAACATTATTATGGCTGCCGTACTTGCTGAAGGCAAAACGACTATATATAATGCAGCTTGTGAGCCATACCTGCAGCAGCTTTGTAAAATGCTTAACAGTATGGGAGCTAAAATTACAGGGGTAGGATCTAACCTTGTGGAAATTGAAGGTGTGGAAAAACTGGGAGGTTGTGAGCATAGAATCCTACCGGATATGATCGAGATAGGAAGCTGGATTGGTCTTGCTGCTATGACCAGAAGTGAAATTACCATTAAAAATGTTAGCTGGGATAATTTAGGTATTATTCCAAGTACTTTTAGAAAACTAGGTATTACACTTGAGCGTAGGGGAGATGATATTTATATTCCTGCTCATGCAGATGGTTATGAAATTCAAAATTACATTGACGGTTCTATACTTACCATTGCTGATGCTCCGTGGCCGGGCTTTACACCCGATTTATTGAGTATTGTACTCGTTGTGGCAACACAGGCAAGAGGTAGTGTGCTTATCCATCAAAAGATGTTTGAAAGCCGCCTTTTCTTTGTAGACAGGCTTATAGATATGGGTGCAAAAATTATCCTTTGCGATCCGCACAGGGCTACGGTTATCGGTCACGATTTCAAATCGCAGCTTAAAGGTATTATGATGTCTTCACCAGATATCAGGGCGGGTATATCTCTTGTTATTGCAGCACTTTCTGCTAAAGGTGTAAGTACAATTCAAAACATAGACCAGATAGACAGAGGTTATGAAAGAATAGACGAGAGGTTAAGAGCACTTGGTGCTAAAATTACCAGAGAGTCTTAA
- a CDS encoding AraC family transcriptional regulator has translation MKTQNTIRSFYKPIQPTAVREEGLMYKELLPDFRLKDLIYCYWELKTTQKLSEAYTYNVVADGCIDVFFELNNPQNSYVMGFSNSNTEFSIDKRFHYIGIRFLPTAFTRLFNVRATELSSRFESLYDVVPALSKFISFKIKDNSTFEQITSLLNDFFCNYLSIHDVDADKRFFNALLITLKYKGNLNVETGLDTGVSLRQLRRMFEHYIGTNVKTFCKVVRFQNLLNLSQQEGSDINKLFYDAGYYDQAHFIKDFKNLYGITPGKSLQK, from the coding sequence TTGAAAACTCAAAACACAATAAGATCATTTTATAAACCTATTCAACCAACGGCTGTTAGAGAAGAGGGTTTAATGTATAAAGAACTTCTTCCTGATTTTAGATTGAAGGATCTTATATATTGTTATTGGGAGCTGAAAACTACACAAAAACTTTCGGAAGCATACACTTATAATGTAGTGGCAGATGGTTGTATAGATGTGTTTTTTGAGCTTAACAACCCTCAAAACAGTTATGTGATGGGGTTTAGTAACAGTAATACAGAGTTTTCCATAGATAAAAGATTTCATTACATAGGCATACGCTTTTTGCCTACAGCTTTTACCCGCCTTTTTAATGTAAGAGCAACTGAATTGAGTAGTCGTTTTGAATCGCTTTATGATGTTGTACCTGCCCTATCAAAGTTTATTTCTTTTAAAATAAAAGATAATTCTACTTTTGAACAGATTACCTCTTTATTAAATGATTTTTTCTGTAATTATCTCAGTATACATGACGTTGATGCCGATAAACGTTTTTTTAATGCTCTCTTGATTACATTAAAATATAAAGGGAATTTAAATGTTGAGACTGGCCTGGATACAGGTGTTAGCTTAAGGCAGTTGAGGAGAATGTTTGAACATTATATTGGGACTAACGTAAAAACGTTTTGTAAAGTGGTACGATTCCAAAATCTTTTAAACTTATCACAACAGGAAGGAAGCGACATAAATAAACTTTTTTATGATGCAGGATATTACGATCAGGCACATTTTATAAAAGATTTTAAAAATCTTTATGGAATTACCCCTGGCAAATCACTACAAAAATAA
- a CDS encoding VOC family protein, giving the protein MKLNAGIITEKLSETKKFYTENLNFGVTFENDFFILLHTPGHESEISFLLPEHPSQQPLFQQPFKGEGVYITLEVEDVDKVYEEIKNKGIPIKIELRDEPWGDRHFAIIDPNGVGIDIVKYTAK; this is encoded by the coding sequence ATGAAGTTAAACGCAGGGATTATTACAGAAAAACTGAGTGAAACCAAAAAGTTTTATACTGAGAATTTAAATTTTGGGGTAACATTTGAAAATGATTTTTTTATTTTACTGCATACACCGGGGCATGAGTCAGAAATTAGTTTTTTACTTCCGGAGCATCCCTCTCAACAACCTTTATTTCAACAACCTTTTAAAGGTGAAGGTGTTTATATTACACTAGAAGTGGAGGATGTTGATAAGGTTTATGAAGAAATAAAAAACAAAGGCATTCCAATTAAAATTGAATTGAGAGATGAGCCTTGGGGAGACAGGCATTTTGCTATTATTGATCCCAATGGTGTAGGTATAGATATTGTGAAATATACTGCGAAATAA
- a CDS encoding DUF5686 and carboxypeptidase regulatory-like domain-containing protein — protein MYKLITCLLLLFTTLNTSAQIKGKITTTNGEPVPFVSVSIENTYTGTTANEEGVYELGIKKTGTYVIVFQSIGFKTKKETINITSLPHTLNIVLQDETYTLSEVVISNTENPANRIIREAIAHKKENSEKTGRFEADFYSKGLFRVKNVPTKIMGVKVEDEEMTSVLDSTGSGIVYLSETVSKITFEQPNNLKERIVASKISGNDNGFSYNTALGTYYNFYDNYIEFNIKMVSPLANNAFNYYKYKFEGTFFDDNNNSISKIKVIPRRDKEPVFEGYIYIVDDSWAIYAVDFDIKGYRMQQPILENLNLKQNFSYNTTNRIWAKNSQTFDIKAGIFGVGISGTFTHVYNNYVFRDHFEKGTFGKEIVYIEEDSNKKDSIYWQAMRPIPLTDEEVTDYFKKDSIQTVHKSPAYLDSIDKKSNKLHLTDIISGYTYRNSAKNTRYTYDGLLQIPMYNTVQGWVFKSGLSFRHYDEDTKKYTSVGADFNYGVAEDRLRVTGWFSHRFGKVGIFTLSGGSKTEQFNASQPISPFVNSVSTLFFKDNYMKLYDKTFARLNYSKEVFTGLNMGGSIQYLRRKQLFNNTDYVLIKNDHDYTSNNPLAPNDYTTPAFDTHHLMEATVNATVRFGQKYITRPDGKINVSTANYPTIAVQYTKAFAASESQYEYDFIAARTFYNVTLGNKGDFGINLKAGKFFNADNIAFMDYKHFNGNQTHVNSGNGNLNAFNLLPYYSHSTNDSYFESHAEHNFKGFIMNKVPLLNKLQWNLVVGYHGIATPDYKPYHEFTAGFDNIGFGKFRVFRVDYVRAYQGGFATDGIMFGLKFLDIVDNL, from the coding sequence ATGTACAAACTAATTACCTGTTTATTATTACTGTTTACCACACTAAATACCTCTGCCCAAATTAAAGGAAAAATCACCACTACCAATGGTGAGCCTGTACCTTTTGTAAGTGTGAGCATAGAAAACACCTATACAGGAACAACTGCTAACGAAGAAGGCGTGTATGAACTGGGAATAAAAAAAACCGGCACTTATGTAATAGTATTCCAATCGATAGGTTTTAAAACCAAAAAAGAAACAATCAACATAACTTCTTTACCTCACACCCTTAATATTGTTTTGCAGGACGAAACCTATACCCTTAGTGAAGTAGTTATATCAAATACTGAAAACCCGGCTAACAGAATTATAAGGGAAGCCATTGCCCATAAAAAGGAAAATTCAGAAAAGACAGGCCGTTTTGAGGCCGATTTCTATTCAAAAGGCCTTTTCAGGGTAAAGAATGTACCTACAAAAATTATGGGAGTTAAGGTTGAAGATGAAGAAATGACTTCTGTTTTAGACTCGACAGGATCGGGAATTGTTTACCTCTCCGAAACGGTGTCAAAAATTACCTTTGAACAACCTAACAATCTAAAAGAACGCATAGTAGCATCAAAAATAAGCGGTAATGATAACGGATTTAGCTATAACACTGCTTTAGGGACTTATTACAATTTTTATGACAACTATATAGAGTTTAATATAAAAATGGTTTCGCCTTTAGCTAACAATGCCTTTAATTACTACAAATACAAATTTGAGGGAACTTTCTTTGACGATAATAACAACTCTATAAGTAAAATTAAGGTTATACCAAGACGCGATAAAGAGCCTGTTTTTGAAGGCTACATTTATATAGTAGACGACAGTTGGGCTATCTATGCGGTTGACTTTGACATTAAAGGATACAGGATGCAGCAACCGATACTGGAAAACCTTAACCTTAAACAAAACTTCAGTTACAATACCACAAATAGGATTTGGGCTAAAAACTCACAGACTTTTGATATAAAAGCAGGAATATTTGGCGTAGGCATTTCGGGAACATTTACGCATGTTTACAATAATTACGTATTCCGTGACCATTTTGAAAAAGGAACATTTGGTAAGGAAATAGTATATATAGAAGAAGATTCTAACAAAAAAGACTCAATATACTGGCAGGCAATGAGGCCAATACCTCTTACCGATGAAGAGGTAACCGACTACTTTAAAAAAGACAGTATACAAACCGTTCACAAATCTCCTGCTTATCTGGATTCAATTGACAAAAAGAGTAACAAGCTCCATTTAACAGATATCATTTCAGGATATACCTACAGGAACTCGGCTAAAAATACAAGATACACCTACGACGGCCTTTTACAAATCCCTATGTACAACACGGTACAGGGCTGGGTATTTAAAAGCGGACTTTCATTCCGTCATTATGATGAAGACACGAAAAAATATACTTCTGTAGGCGCTGACTTTAATTATGGTGTTGCAGAAGACAGGCTTAGGGTTACAGGATGGTTCTCACACCGTTTTGGCAAAGTGGGTATTTTCACTCTATCCGGAGGTAGCAAGACCGAACAGTTTAATGCATCTCAGCCTATAAGCCCGTTTGTAAACAGTGTAAGTACATTATTCTTTAAGGATAATTACATGAAACTGTACGATAAGACTTTCGCAAGGCTAAACTATAGCAAAGAGGTATTTACAGGTTTAAATATGGGCGGATCAATTCAGTATTTAAGACGTAAACAGCTGTTTAATAATACAGATTATGTACTGATTAAAAATGACCATGACTATACATCAAACAATCCGTTAGCACCAAACGATTATACTACTCCGGCTTTTGATACCCATCATTTAATGGAGGCTACTGTTAATGCTACTGTGCGTTTTGGTCAAAAATACATAACAAGGCCTGACGGCAAAATAAATGTAAGTACAGCCAACTACCCTACTATTGCAGTACAGTATACAAAAGCTTTTGCTGCTAGTGAAAGTCAGTATGAATATGATTTTATTGCTGCAAGAACCTTTTATAATGTTACTTTAGGTAACAAAGGTGATTTTGGCATCAACCTAAAAGCAGGTAAGTTCTTTAATGCAGATAATATTGCATTTATGGACTACAAGCACTTTAACGGCAACCAAACTCATGTTAACTCAGGCAACGGAAACCTTAATGCATTTAACCTGTTACCTTATTACTCTCACAGCACTAACGATTCTTATTTTGAGTCGCATGCAGAACACAACTTTAAAGGCTTTATAATGAACAAAGTTCCTTTACTTAATAAATTACAATGGAATCTTGTAGTAGGCTATCACGGCATCGCTACGCCGGATTACAAACCCTATCATGAATTTACCGCCGGATTTGACAATATTGGTTTTGGTAAATTCAGGGTATTCAGGGTAGATTACGTAAGGGCCTATCAGGGAGGCTTTGCAACTGACGGTATAATGTTCGGGCTTAAATTCTTAGATATAGTAGACAATCTTTAA
- a CDS encoding DUF5686 and carboxypeptidase regulatory-like domain-containing protein produces MKKCLLLILLLYGSFVVAQIRGTVSSKEGDPVPFASIVVKNSSYGTSTNQEGEFYIPVTKTGDYTFIFKSLGYKTKEVVLTVDKLPFELNVQLDAEEYLLNEVVIESKKEQADQIIRKAIGEKRKNREKTSAYEADFYSRGILRISDVPEEILGQEVGDFSGTLDSTRSGVLYLSETVSKIKFKRPYNINEVIIASKVSGEDSGFSYNNANAAEFDFYENYLPFETSVISPIADNAFSYYNYELENSFNDKSGYLINKIKVTPKRDSEPAMYGYIYIVNESGELYALDLSIKGLLIEQPLVDILTIKQNFGYNSQEKTWTKNVQTIDFNTQILDVDLSGRFSAVYSNFNLNPDFKEHQLSNRVLAFEEDANKKLESFWNKNRPIPLTLEEKEDYIKKEKLEELKQTEKYKDSLDKKKNRFLVFSLPVGYTYTNTDENWEIKFSGIIRKLAFNTVQAYHIDPTFYFTKTNPETKAYTTVGTELNYGFAEKRFRATGTIAHKFNNISKPILTITGGSSIEQFNPEKPINRIVNSVSTLFFRDNYMKLYDNNFLRLSYEEELINGLEFFSSVEYTRKRSLFNNTNFSTIKNARKPYTSNNPLDPEAFDTPAFEKHHMIKTTVSARFTFAQKYMLRPNEKINLGTKYPRVLVSYEKGLASNVDDYNFDHLSTRITYDATVGNMGDLGISIRAGKFFNSDSISFTDYRHFNGNQTHVGKSERYLNVFNFLPYYTHSTNDKYIEAHAEYNFKGYLANKVPLLNKLNYYLVTGYHVLGVPDQKPYMEFTVGLDNLGWGRFRFLRIDYLRSYQGSKMTDGVIFGLTFLDILEN; encoded by the coding sequence ATGAAAAAGTGTCTGCTACTAATATTGCTTCTATACGGCTCATTTGTAGTAGCACAAATAAGAGGAACAGTATCATCTAAAGAAGGTGATCCGGTTCCCTTTGCCAGTATTGTTGTAAAAAACAGTTCCTACGGTACCTCTACAAATCAGGAGGGTGAGTTTTATATTCCGGTCACCAAAACCGGAGATTATACCTTCATATTTAAGTCACTGGGCTATAAAACAAAAGAGGTTGTACTTACTGTTGACAAACTTCCTTTTGAGCTTAATGTACAGCTGGATGCTGAAGAATACCTTCTAAACGAGGTTGTAATTGAAAGCAAAAAAGAACAGGCTGACCAGATTATCAGAAAAGCTATAGGGGAAAAAAGAAAGAACAGGGAAAAAACATCAGCTTATGAAGCCGACTTTTACTCTCGGGGTATATTGCGCATAAGCGATGTACCCGAAGAAATACTGGGTCAGGAAGTGGGTGACTTTAGCGGCACATTAGACTCTACAAGAAGCGGTGTTTTATACCTTTCTGAAACGGTCTCGAAAATAAAATTCAAACGGCCTTATAACATTAACGAAGTTATAATTGCATCAAAAGTAAGCGGAGAAGACAGTGGCTTCAGCTACAACAATGCTAATGCCGCTGAGTTCGACTTTTATGAAAATTACCTGCCTTTTGAAACCAGTGTAATATCCCCCATAGCCGATAATGCCTTTAGCTATTACAATTATGAATTAGAAAATTCTTTTAACGACAAAAGCGGTTATTTAATAAACAAGATAAAAGTTACCCCAAAACGTGACAGTGAACCTGCCATGTATGGTTATATCTATATAGTAAATGAAAGTGGGGAACTATATGCTCTAGATTTAAGCATTAAAGGTTTATTAATAGAACAGCCTTTGGTCGATATCCTTACCATAAAACAAAACTTTGGTTATAACTCACAGGAAAAAACCTGGACAAAAAATGTTCAGACTATCGACTTTAATACCCAAATACTTGATGTAGACTTATCGGGTAGATTTAGTGCGGTGTACAGTAATTTTAACCTCAACCCCGACTTTAAAGAGCATCAGTTAAGCAACCGTGTACTGGCTTTTGAAGAGGATGCCAATAAAAAACTGGAATCCTTTTGGAACAAGAACAGGCCTATACCTCTAACCTTAGAGGAAAAGGAAGATTACATAAAAAAGGAGAAACTTGAAGAACTGAAGCAAACCGAAAAGTATAAAGATTCTCTGGATAAAAAGAAGAACCGTTTTCTGGTCTTTTCATTACCTGTCGGGTATACCTACACGAATACTGATGAAAACTGGGAAATAAAATTTTCGGGGATAATAAGAAAGCTTGCTTTTAATACCGTTCAGGCCTACCATATAGACCCAACTTTCTATTTCACTAAAACAAATCCTGAAACAAAAGCCTATACTACGGTTGGTACCGAACTAAATTATGGCTTCGCCGAAAAACGCTTTAGAGCTACAGGAACTATCGCTCATAAATTTAATAACATAAGTAAACCAATACTTACTATTACAGGTGGTAGCAGTATAGAACAGTTTAATCCTGAAAAACCAATAAACAGAATCGTAAATAGTGTAAGTACATTATTTTTCAGGGATAATTACATGAAGCTATACGACAATAACTTCCTACGATTAAGCTATGAGGAAGAATTGATTAATGGTCTTGAGTTCTTCAGTTCTGTTGAATATACCAGAAAGAGGTCTCTGTTTAATAACACCAATTTTTCTACCATTAAAAATGCCCGTAAACCATATACCTCTAACAACCCTTTAGATCCCGAAGCTTTTGACACCCCTGCTTTTGAAAAGCACCATATGATTAAAACAACGGTTTCTGCAAGGTTTACATTTGCTCAAAAATACATGCTAAGGCCTAACGAAAAAATAAACCTTGGTACTAAGTACCCTAGGGTACTGGTGAGTTACGAAAAAGGATTAGCTTCAAATGTTGACGATTATAATTTTGACCATCTGTCTACCCGAATCACTTATGATGCCACGGTAGGTAATATGGGTGATTTAGGAATAAGCATAAGGGCAGGTAAGTTTTTCAATAGTGACAGCATCTCTTTTACCGATTACAGACATTTTAACGGCAATCAGACCCATGTAGGTAAATCAGAACGATATTTAAATGTTTTCAACTTCTTGCCTTACTATACACACAGCACTAACGACAAGTATATTGAAGCACATGCCGAATATAATTTCAAGGGGTATTTGGCTAACAAAGTACCTTTACTTAATAAACTGAATTATTATCTGGTTACAGGCTACCATGTATTGGGAGTTCCTGATCAAAAACCTTATATGGAATTTACCGTAGGGCTGGATAATTTGGGTTGGGGTCGATTCCGCTTCTTAAGAATAGACTACCTAAGATCGTATCAGGGAAGCAAGATGACCGACGGAGTAATATTCGGGCTTACCTTCCTGGATATCCTCGAGAACTAA
- the aroQ gene encoding type II 3-dehydroquinate dehydratase, whose translation MKIIIINGPNLNLLGKREPEVYGTRSFEDYFETLKHRFPSMELSYYQSNIEGELITKIQETGFTYDGIILNAGAYTHTSIGISDAIKAITSPVVEVHISNTFSRETFRHQSFISPIAAGVIIGFGLKSYDLALQSLLK comes from the coding sequence ATGAAAATCATCATTATAAACGGACCTAATCTTAACCTGCTTGGAAAGCGCGAACCAGAGGTATACGGAACCAGAAGTTTTGAGGATTATTTCGAAACATTAAAGCATCGCTTCCCTTCTATGGAACTGTCCTACTATCAAAGTAATATAGAAGGCGAACTTATAACCAAGATACAGGAAACCGGCTTTACTTACGACGGTATCATACTTAATGCAGGCGCCTACACACATACCTCAATTGGTATTTCCGATGCTATTAAAGCTATTACTTCACCTGTAGTAGAAGTTCATATTTCCAATACGTTTTCAAGAGAAACATTCAGGCATCAGTCATTTATATCACCTATTGCTGCAGGAGTTATTATTGGCTTTGGTCTAAAAAGCTACGATCTGGCCTTACAATCATTATTAAAATAA
- a CDS encoding porin family protein: MKKIFFLIAAFAGSFAMNAQGIDLGIKAGANFSNFQGDIDSDGITSFHAGAALEINLVPSFSVQAEGLFSSQGGKAKYDADGAVGVAEDINLDYISVPVMAKFYIIPSKFSLMAGPQFSFLVNDADEAFETNSFDLAASGGVELKIIMGLFAQARYNIGLTDTFDNVDSKTGVFQLSVGYYF, from the coding sequence ATGAAAAAAATCTTTTTTTTAATTGCGGCTTTTGCAGGCAGTTTTGCCATGAACGCTCAGGGAATTGATTTAGGTATTAAAGCCGGAGCTAACTTTTCAAACTTTCAGGGAGATATTGACAGCGACGGGATAACCAGCTTTCATGCCGGGGCAGCCCTTGAAATAAACCTGGTTCCTTCCTTCTCTGTTCAGGCAGAAGGTCTTTTCTCTTCACAGGGAGGAAAGGCAAAATATGATGCTGATGGTGCTGTAGGAGTAGCCGAAGACATTAATCTTGATTATATCTCGGTTCCTGTAATGGCTAAATTTTATATTATACCAAGCAAATTCAGCCTTATGGCAGGGCCACAATTCTCTTTTCTTGTTAATGATGCAGATGAGGCGTTTGAAACAAATAGTTTTGATTTAGCTGCTTCAGGCGGTGTTGAGCTTAAAATCATTATGGGACTTTTTGCACAGGCCCGTTACAACATTGGACTAACCGACACTTTTGATAATGTGGACTCAAAAACCGGTGTATTCCAGTTATCAGTAGGATATTATTTTTAA
- a CDS encoding outer membrane beta-barrel protein: MKKVLLSLTALFAFGLVSAQETDGGFANGDLFISGAVGFSNQSTGDVKTNGFTVSPRVGYFVSENIAVGVALGYTSTTDKAPGSEDIKNSMFEVGAFGRYYFTPASKFSLFGQLGVAYATNKYEEGALEAKSNGFNIGLAPGINYFVSDHFALEATFGILGYSTDKPDADGAESTDTFDFGVDMSNINFGIVYKF, encoded by the coding sequence ATGAAAAAAGTTTTATTATCATTAACTGCTTTATTTGCATTTGGTTTAGTAAGTGCTCAGGAAACTGACGGTGGATTTGCTAACGGAGATCTTTTTATCTCAGGAGCAGTAGGTTTTTCAAATCAGTCTACAGGTGATGTAAAAACTAATGGTTTTACAGTATCGCCAAGAGTAGGTTACTTTGTGAGTGAAAATATTGCTGTAGGCGTTGCTTTAGGGTATACCAGCACTACTGATAAAGCTCCGGGTTCTGAAGATATAAAGAACTCTATGTTTGAGGTAGGTGCATTTGGTAGATATTATTTTACTCCCGCAAGTAAGTTCTCTTTGTTTGGGCAGTTAGGTGTAGCTTATGCAACCAACAAATATGAGGAAGGAGCTTTAGAAGCTAAATCAAACGGTTTTAACATTGGATTAGCTCCTGGTATCAACTACTTCGTTTCAGATCATTTTGCTCTTGAAGCTACTTTCGGTATTCTTGGTTATTCAACTGACAAGCCTGATGCTGATGGTGCTGAATCAACTGATACTTTTGATTTTGGAGTAGATATGAGCAATATCAATTTTGGTATTGTTTATAAATTCTAA